One part of the Nostoc sp. PCC 7120 = FACHB-418 genome encodes these proteins:
- a CDS encoding phage holin family protein: protein MLGMFLTALATALSLLIVDLVVPGVNIANFPAAIIAAVVIGLVNGSVRPVLSTLSLPLNFLTFGAFSLIVNGLCFSLAAALVPGFSVHGILAFILGPVVLSFASTFINNYFAEKNLALTGDAKTPGELPSQGELSSR, encoded by the coding sequence ATGTTGGGAATGTTTTTAACAGCTCTAGCTACAGCACTCAGCCTATTAATTGTTGATTTAGTAGTTCCTGGTGTCAATATTGCTAACTTTCCTGCCGCCATCATAGCTGCTGTAGTGATTGGATTAGTTAACGGCTCAGTCAGACCAGTCCTATCTACTCTATCATTACCGCTTAACTTCTTAACCTTTGGCGCATTTTCTCTAATTGTCAATGGATTGTGTTTTTCATTAGCAGCAGCTTTGGTTCCTGGGTTCAGCGTCCACGGCATTCTTGCCTTTATTTTGGGGCCAGTAGTTCTTTCTTTCGCTAGTACTTTCATCAACAACTATTTTGCCGAGAAGAATCTGGCTTTAACAGGTGATGCAAAGACACCAGGTGAATTACCATCACAAGGTGAATTATCTTCTCGATAA
- a CDS encoding ATP-dependent helicase, producing MSDTNVIATVSSSPASFVTLLQEKIALIRSTLRPGQQQMADWQSGPLAVSAVPGAGKSTGMAAAAAIAIARQYQQAAESRTSSRRQLVVVTFTRSAAANIKAKIRHYLKQLSLPQTGFAVYTLHGLALNIASRHPDLSGLELENVTLITPNQSHRFIRTAVEQWINNHPRLYLRLLEGQQFDGEETERLRRQSVLRTEILPDLATTVIHEAKSSGISPEQLQQWSQETTDAYEILTIAAGLYEQYQNLMRSRDFIDYDDMILAALRVLENDSARRIEQNQVFAVFEDEAQDSSPLQTQLLEILASGGETGGRGQGKQGAGGREQGAGGELTARFSPNPQSPIPSPQSPVPNPQSPINLIRVGDPNQAINSTFTPADPIYFREFCQECDRSHKLATMDQAGRSTTMIIAAANFALEWVNDSYDKNKKSSHLHLSAPFSLQKIHPVHQTDVNPAPVGRGLELHRPRDIYHTVELLSQRVIELLTEDMGKSAAVLVRENRQGRWLVEALAPKCKEHNITLFDVGESDRRSHVPQEILALLQFCDRPHSPDYLKAALEVLVKRQLIPTQDLNALASLPEEFLYPGPLAAPQSELVQKASHLCRSLLRARLELPLYQIISFLALTLNYDQAELATADKLSERVNKQIAGNNSMGAMLSALSEIVNSERFEPVETDDSEARYTRNGQLTIITMHKAKGLDWNYVFIPFLHENLIPGRFWVPPQSQFLGDFTLSEVARAQIRAALHGETGIPEVTSAWEQAKHLKTAEEYRLLYVAMTRAKQLLWMSAAQKAPFTWSKPENLQEQAPCPVFSALKRQFPEFVIHTQPS from the coding sequence ATGTCAGACACGAATGTTATCGCTACTGTGTCATCATCCCCAGCGTCCTTTGTTACTCTTTTACAAGAAAAAATTGCCCTAATTCGCAGTACTCTGCGCCCAGGACAACAACAAATGGCTGACTGGCAGTCGGGGCCTTTGGCGGTATCGGCTGTACCGGGTGCTGGTAAATCTACGGGGATGGCGGCGGCGGCGGCGATCGCTATTGCTCGTCAGTATCAGCAGGCGGCGGAGTCGCGCACATCTTCCCGTCGTCAGTTGGTGGTGGTTACTTTTACTCGCTCTGCGGCTGCCAATATTAAAGCAAAAATTCGTCACTATCTAAAGCAATTATCATTACCACAAACTGGTTTTGCTGTTTACACTCTGCACGGTTTGGCGTTGAATATTGCCAGCCGCCATCCTGATTTATCAGGGTTAGAGTTAGAAAATGTCACCCTCATCACCCCTAACCAAAGCCATCGCTTTATTCGTACCGCAGTTGAACAATGGATTAATAATCATCCCCGGCTTTATTTGCGGTTATTGGAAGGACAGCAATTTGATGGTGAAGAAACAGAAAGGTTACGTCGCCAATCAGTATTGCGGACGGAAATTTTACCGGATTTGGCAACTACCGTGATTCATGAAGCCAAAAGTTCTGGTATATCACCAGAGCAACTACAGCAATGGAGTCAAGAAACTACAGACGCTTATGAGATTTTAACTATAGCGGCGGGTTTATACGAACAGTATCAAAACCTGATGCGATCGCGCGACTTCATCGACTACGACGACATGATTTTAGCCGCCCTACGCGTCCTGGAAAACGACAGCGCCCGACGCATTGAGCAAAACCAAGTTTTCGCCGTCTTTGAAGACGAAGCCCAAGACTCTAGCCCCTTGCAAACGCAGTTATTAGAGATTTTGGCGAGTGGTGGAGAGACAGGGGGCAGGGGGCAGGGGAAGCAGGGGGCAGGGGGCAGGGAGCAGGGGGCAGGGGGAGAACTGACTGCAAGATTTTCGCCCAATCCCCAGTCCCCAATCCCCAGTCCCCAATCCCCAGTCCCCAATCCCCAGTCTCCTATCAACTTAATCCGTGTCGGCGACCCCAACCAAGCAATTAACTCTACTTTTACCCCGGCTGATCCAATTTATTTTCGGGAATTTTGCCAAGAGTGCGATCGCTCTCATAAACTAGCGACAATGGATCAAGCTGGTCGTAGTACCACCATGATTATTGCTGCCGCTAACTTCGCGCTGGAATGGGTAAATGATTCTTACGATAAAAATAAAAAGTCTTCCCATCTTCATCTTTCTGCGCCCTTTAGTCTGCAAAAAATACATCCTGTCCATCAAACTGATGTCAACCCAGCACCAGTAGGCAGAGGATTAGAATTACATAGACCCCGTGATATTTATCACACTGTAGAATTGCTATCTCAAAGGGTGATTGAGCTATTAACCGAAGATATGGGCAAGAGTGCGGCGGTGTTAGTGCGGGAGAATCGCCAAGGACGTTGGTTGGTAGAGGCGCTAGCACCTAAGTGTAAAGAGCATAATATTACACTATTTGACGTGGGAGAAAGCGATCGCCGTTCTCATGTTCCTCAAGAAATTTTAGCGTTATTGCAATTTTGCGATCGCCCCCATTCCCCCGATTATCTCAAAGCTGCTTTAGAAGTATTGGTAAAGCGCCAATTAATTCCGACTCAAGACCTCAACGCCTTGGCTAGTCTACCAGAAGAATTTTTGTATCCTGGCCCCTTAGCTGCACCCCAGTCAGAACTAGTCCAAAAAGCCTCTCATCTTTGCCGTAGTTTACTGCGCGCACGTTTGGAATTGCCTTTATATCAGATTATTTCTTTCCTCGCCCTGACGTTAAATTATGACCAAGCGGAACTGGCGACTGCTGATAAACTTTCGGAACGGGTAAACAAGCAAATAGCGGGTAACAACTCAATGGGGGCTATGCTTTCAGCCTTAAGTGAAATCGTCAATTCCGAACGTTTTGAACCTGTGGAAACCGATGATTCGGAAGCCCGTTACACCCGCAATGGTCAATTAACGATTATCACCATGCACAAAGCCAAGGGGCTGGATTGGAATTATGTTTTTATCCCCTTCCTCCATGAAAACTTAATTCCTGGGAGATTTTGGGTTCCACCCCAAAGCCAGTTTTTGGGTGACTTTACTTTATCAGAAGTTGCCCGCGCCCAGATTCGGGCTGCACTTCATGGTGAAACTGGAATACCGGAAGTAACGTCAGCTTGGGAGCAAGCAAAACACCTGAAAACGGCAGAAGAATATCGTTTACTCTATGTGGCGATGACGAGAGCAAAGCAATTATTGTGGATGTCTGCGGCTCAGAAAGCACCGTTTACTTGGAGTAAACCAGAGAATTTACAAGAACAAGCCCCTTGTCCAGTTTTTTCCGCATTAAAGCGCCAGTTTCCTGAATTTGTAATTCACACTCAGCCCTCATGA
- a CDS encoding trehalase family glycosidase — protein MTKNTVRTYIKQTWKTLTRSHQHLLESAQDTKLEHQPNTPWIIYISPQEDCNTVQSVLERSLSAKEMQQIEIRTLPSEVEAIQEHGLLYLPGAYVVPGGRFNEMYGWDSYFILLGLLQDEEWELAQSQVDQLLYQVQHYGTILNANRTYMLTRSQPPVLSMMVLALFQHTQDQAWLKSTLPLLEQFYYYWVVPPHLNSATGLSRYYALGEGAAPEVLFSELDETGRSHYERVKEYYKTFEIDDYDVSLFYDSERDELTDLFYKGDRSMRESGFDITNRFGPFSVDIVHYAPVCLNSLLYQMEQDLAQIHKILDNPELAEQWSDRATLRRERINQYLWDEEKGIYLDYHFYSGKRRHYEFATTFYPLWTGLSSPEQAQRIVENLSLFTAPGGIFTSTHVTGNQWDAPFGWAPLTLIAVQGLYRYGYRKEGDDIAHKFLTMAIQEFTKYGFFVEKYDVERCSAQVSDEICFGYSSNEIGFGWTNGVILELLANLDDS, from the coding sequence ATGACCAAAAACACCGTCAGAACCTACATCAAACAAACCTGGAAAACCCTCACTCGCTCCCACCAACATTTACTAGAATCCGCCCAAGACACCAAACTAGAACACCAACCCAACACCCCTTGGATTATCTACATCTCCCCCCAAGAAGACTGTAATACAGTCCAGTCCGTATTAGAGCGATCACTCTCGGCAAAAGAGATGCAGCAAATAGAAATTCGCACCTTACCCAGCGAAGTTGAAGCCATCCAAGAACACGGATTGTTATATCTCCCTGGTGCTTACGTCGTTCCTGGTGGTCGTTTTAATGAAATGTATGGTTGGGATAGCTATTTTATTTTGCTTGGACTGTTGCAAGATGAAGAATGGGAACTAGCCCAAAGTCAAGTTGATCAGCTACTTTACCAAGTCCAGCATTACGGTACAATCCTCAACGCCAACCGTACCTATATGCTGACGCGATCGCAACCCCCCGTTCTGAGTATGATGGTCTTGGCGTTATTCCAACACACCCAAGACCAAGCATGGCTCAAATCAACCCTGCCATTGCTAGAACAGTTTTACTATTATTGGGTCGTACCGCCGCATCTAAATTCAGCCACAGGCTTATCTAGATACTACGCCTTAGGCGAAGGGGCTGCACCAGAAGTATTATTTTCCGAGCTAGATGAAACTGGACGCAGCCACTACGAACGTGTCAAGGAATATTACAAGACATTTGAGATTGATGATTATGATGTGAGTTTGTTTTATGACTCAGAAAGAGACGAACTCACAGACTTATTTTACAAAGGCGATCGCTCCATGCGCGAGTCTGGTTTTGATATCACCAACCGCTTTGGCCCCTTTAGCGTTGATATCGTCCATTATGCACCTGTCTGTCTGAACAGCCTGCTTTATCAAATGGAGCAAGACTTGGCGCAAATTCACAAGATTTTAGATAATCCCGAACTTGCAGAACAATGGAGCGATCGCGCCACTTTGCGCCGTGAGCGTATCAATCAATACCTGTGGGATGAAGAAAAAGGAATTTATTTAGACTATCACTTCTACAGTGGCAAACGCCGTCATTATGAATTTGCCACTACCTTCTATCCCCTGTGGACAGGATTATCCTCCCCAGAACAAGCCCAACGCATTGTAGAAAATCTTTCCTTATTTACAGCCCCAGGGGGAATCTTCACCAGCACCCATGTAACAGGGAACCAATGGGACGCGCCTTTTGGCTGGGCCCCACTCACCTTAATTGCAGTCCAAGGACTTTATCGTTACGGATATCGCAAGGAGGGGGATGATATTGCTCATAAATTCCTAACTATGGCGATTCAAGAATTTACGAAATATGGCTTTTTTGTAGAAAAATACGATGTAGAACGTTGTTCGGCTCAAGTTTCCGATGAAATCTGCTTTGGCTATAGTTCTAACGAGATAGGTTTTGGTTGGACGAACGGAGTCATTTTAGAACTATTAGCTAACCTTGACGATTCATGA
- the treY gene encoding malto-oligosyltrehalose synthase, giving the protein MRIPKATYRIQFTPEFGFDDARAIASYLADLGISDFYASPIFKARTGSTHGYDVVDGSQLNPQLGTTEAFEALVAELQSLGLGWLQDIVPNHMAYSSENPYLMDVLEHGPDSSYTDYFDVCWNSPFANSQERILAPLLGDFYGESLEKGDIELQYEQNGLTVNYYSLKLPLRLESYTKFISHNLGKLTRTLGRNHPDFIKLLGILYILKNVPSEVVGKQRQDQIAFIKGLIWELYTSNDDIHAFIEENIQTFNGEAGNFESFNLLDDLLNDQFYRLAFWKVGAEEMNYRRFFTVNELISVKVEEMRVFNNTHSLIHQLIEQGIFTGLRIDHIDGLYQPTQYLERLREKMGDVYITVEKILELTEDLPENWDIQGTSGYDFLNYVNGVFCQSANESLFDNIYHKFIGKPVDYPSLVNEKKHLILEKNLAGDVDNLASLLKNIASKYRYGNDFTLNGLKRAIATVLTLFPIYRTYITPDGIGDSDKVCIQGVIEAAKKQVPLLHHEMNFIEKVMLLEFDDSLNQTEREQWIYFVLRMQQYSGPLMAKGVEDTTLYVYNRLLSLNEVGGNPSHFGITVDKFHHFNQQHQANWPHTMNATATHDTKRGEDMRARLNVLSEIPQEWEEQINLWSQLNQTHRSNNQPDRNDEYFLYQTLVGAFPFAEHEQASFVQRVQDYMIKAIREAKVHTAWLRPDNEYEEACSSFIEKVLDPKVSRQFLETFHPFQEKIAEYGIFNSLSQTLLKIAAPGVPDFYQGTELWDLSLVDPDNRRPVDFESRAAYLSTIQEQSKTDILGLISELIHHKTDGRIKLFLTLQALKARTKYLALFQDGEYLPLEIHGTHANHIIAFARQKGEQTAIAIAPRFLTTLTPPGQTPLGEIWQDTHLKLPAKTWYNPLTHQTLQTEDTLPIAQALTHFPVALLIAE; this is encoded by the coding sequence ATGCGAATTCCTAAAGCTACTTATCGTATTCAGTTTACACCGGAGTTTGGGTTTGATGATGCTAGAGCGATCGCATCTTACCTAGCAGATTTAGGTATTTCTGATTTTTATGCTTCGCCGATTTTTAAGGCTAGAACTGGTAGTACACATGGTTATGATGTGGTGGATGGGTCACAACTCAATCCCCAATTAGGAACTACTGAGGCTTTTGAGGCGTTGGTGGCTGAATTACAGTCTCTAGGTCTGGGCTGGTTGCAAGATATTGTTCCTAACCACATGGCTTATAGTAGCGAAAATCCATATTTAATGGATGTGCTGGAACATGGGCCGGATTCTAGTTATACCGACTACTTTGATGTGTGTTGGAACTCTCCATTTGCTAATAGTCAGGAGCGCATCTTAGCTCCTTTATTAGGCGATTTTTATGGTGAATCTTTAGAAAAGGGAGATATTGAACTGCAATATGAGCAAAATGGTTTAACTGTTAACTATTACAGCTTAAAGTTGCCATTGCGCTTAGAATCTTATACTAAATTTATTAGTCACAATTTGGGTAAACTCACACGTACACTGGGACGGAATCACCCTGATTTTATTAAACTTTTAGGCATTCTCTACATTCTGAAAAATGTTCCCTCGGAAGTTGTAGGAAAACAGCGACAAGACCAAATTGCTTTTATCAAGGGTTTGATTTGGGAACTCTACACCAGTAATGATGATATCCACGCATTCATTGAGGAGAATATTCAAACATTTAATGGTGAAGCAGGTAATTTTGAAAGTTTTAATTTGTTAGATGACTTACTCAATGACCAATTCTATCGCCTCGCTTTTTGGAAGGTCGGGGCAGAGGAAATGAACTATCGCCGCTTCTTTACTGTTAACGAATTGATTTCTGTGAAAGTAGAAGAAATGCGCGTGTTTAACAATACCCATAGTTTAATTCACCAACTAATAGAACAGGGCATATTTACTGGTTTAAGAATTGACCACATTGACGGACTTTATCAACCTACGCAGTATTTAGAACGTCTACGAGAAAAGATGGGGGATGTTTATATCACCGTTGAGAAAATTTTGGAATTAACTGAAGATTTACCAGAAAATTGGGATATTCAAGGTACATCTGGATATGATTTTTTGAATTACGTTAATGGGGTATTTTGTCAGTCTGCGAATGAATCATTGTTTGATAATATTTACCATAAATTTATTGGGAAACCTGTAGATTATCCATCCCTCGTTAATGAGAAAAAACACCTGATTTTAGAAAAAAATTTAGCGGGTGATGTGGATAACTTGGCAAGCTTGCTGAAGAATATTGCCAGCAAATACCGCTATGGTAACGATTTTACATTGAATGGGTTGAAAAGAGCGATCGCCACAGTTCTGACCCTATTCCCCATTTACCGCACTTATATCACCCCCGATGGGATTGGAGATAGTGATAAAGTCTGCATTCAAGGAGTCATCGAGGCTGCGAAAAAACAAGTACCTCTCCTACATCACGAGATGAACTTTATAGAAAAAGTAATGCTGCTGGAGTTCGATGATTCTCTTAACCAAACAGAACGGGAACAATGGATATATTTTGTCTTGCGGATGCAGCAATACAGTGGCCCCCTTATGGCTAAAGGTGTAGAAGATACCACCTTATATGTTTACAACCGTCTGCTTTCCTTGAATGAAGTAGGCGGAAATCCCAGCCATTTCGGTATTACTGTCGATAAATTCCATCACTTTAACCAACAACACCAAGCTAACTGGCCTCACACCATGAACGCCACAGCTACCCATGACACAAAGCGCGGCGAAGACATGAGAGCAAGGTTAAATGTGTTATCTGAAATTCCCCAGGAGTGGGAAGAACAGATAAATCTATGGAGCCAACTTAATCAAACACATCGTAGCAATAACCAACCCGATCGCAACGACGAATATTTTCTCTATCAAACTCTGGTAGGTGCGTTTCCCTTTGCAGAACACGAACAAGCGTCCTTTGTCCAGAGGGTACAAGACTACATGATTAAAGCCATTCGGGAAGCGAAAGTACATACTGCATGGTTACGTCCCGATAATGAGTACGAAGAAGCTTGTAGCTCTTTTATTGAGAAAGTACTTGACCCCAAGGTATCACGGCAATTTTTAGAAACATTCCACCCCTTTCAAGAGAAAATTGCCGAATATGGCATATTTAATTCTCTTTCCCAAACTCTTCTGAAAATTGCTGCTCCTGGTGTACCCGACTTTTACCAAGGAACAGAACTTTGGGACTTAAGCTTAGTTGACCCTGACAACCGCCGTCCCGTTGATTTTGAATCACGCGCTGCATACTTAAGCACCATTCAGGAGCAAAGCAAAACCGATATTCTCGGCTTAATTTCCGAACTAATCCATCACAAAACCGACGGTAGAATCAAACTATTTTTAACACTCCAAGCCCTCAAAGCCAGAACAAAATACCTTGCATTATTCCAAGACGGCGAATATCTCCCGTTAGAAATTCACGGAACCCACGCCAACCATATCATCGCATTTGCCAGACAAAAAGGTGAGCAAACCGCGATCGCCATCGCCCCCCGCTTCCTCACCACCCTCACCCCCCCAGGACAAACACCACTAGGCGAAATCTGGCAAGATACTCACCTAAAACTCCCCGCCAAAACTTGGTACAACCCCCTCACCCACCAAACCCTACAAACCGAAGACACCCTACCCATCGCCCAAGCCCTCACCCACTTCCCCGTAGCCCTGTTAATCGCCGAATAA
- the treZ gene encoding malto-oligosyltrehalose trehalohydrolase, translating into MKIGAHYLGNGECEFTVWSPTLNSVAVQILKPEEKLIPLKAQGEGYWQIKVNDVYPGTLYRYQLNDQEAFADPASQYQPEGVHGASQVVDHKFEWTDKTWSGISLESMIFYELHVGTFTPEGTFTTIIPRLPELRELGINAIELMPIAQFPGDDHIEPDLAYRNWGYDGVYPFAVQNSYGSPADLKNFVNACHENGIAVVLDVVYNHFGPEGNYMGQFAPYFTRTYKTPWGNAMNFDDAYSQGVRNYFIQNALYWLGEFHIDGLRLDAIQAIYDLGAKHFLWELAEAVHNFSQGGTWKRHLIAESDLNNPQIIRPVESGGYGLDAQWSDDFHHALHALLTGDRQGYYQDFGKCADLAKAYADTFVYDWRYAPHRKRFHGISCRDRPLSQFSVCIQNHDQIGNQMQGERLSERISFAGLKLAAGAVLLSPYLPLLFMGEEYGETAPFIYFVSHSDLDLIQAVRAGRKEEFEAFHYAEDPPDPESAETFLRCKLNWELRHQGQHKVLWDWYRQLIHLRKTHPALLNYDRDNIEATSDEDKQIVVVRRWCESREVILAMNFNTSPVSLVLTIEKSARKLLDSADSEGFETLSVGEEVVLQPTSLVLYEV; encoded by the coding sequence ATGAAAATTGGCGCTCACTACTTGGGTAATGGAGAGTGTGAATTTACAGTTTGGTCTCCAACATTAAACAGCGTTGCAGTGCAAATCTTAAAGCCAGAGGAAAAGTTAATTCCGCTTAAAGCTCAAGGGGAGGGATATTGGCAGATAAAAGTAAATGATGTGTATCCAGGTACGCTGTATCGATATCAATTAAATGACCAAGAAGCCTTTGCTGATCCTGCTTCTCAATATCAACCAGAAGGAGTTCACGGGGCTTCTCAAGTTGTTGATCATAAATTTGAGTGGACAGATAAAACTTGGTCTGGAATTTCCTTAGAATCGATGATTTTCTATGAACTTCATGTAGGGACTTTTACGCCTGAAGGAACCTTTACCACTATCATTCCCCGGTTACCAGAACTAAGGGAGTTGGGTATCAATGCCATTGAACTTATGCCGATCGCTCAATTTCCGGGTGATGATCATATTGAGCCTGACTTAGCATACCGTAACTGGGGTTATGACGGTGTTTATCCGTTTGCTGTCCAAAATTCTTATGGTAGCCCCGCAGATTTAAAGAATTTTGTCAATGCTTGTCACGAAAATGGTATTGCTGTAGTGCTGGATGTGGTTTATAACCACTTTGGCCCAGAAGGTAATTATATGGGTCAGTTCGCGCCCTATTTTACTAGAACATATAAGACACCTTGGGGCAATGCGATGAATTTTGACGATGCCTATAGTCAAGGTGTGCGGAATTATTTTATTCAAAATGCGCTGTATTGGTTAGGAGAGTTCCACATAGATGGGTTGCGGTTGGATGCGATTCAAGCAATCTATGATTTGGGTGCAAAGCATTTCTTGTGGGAATTGGCGGAGGCTGTACATAACTTCTCCCAAGGAGGAACATGGAAACGCCATTTAATTGCTGAAAGTGACTTGAATAATCCCCAAATTATTCGTCCGGTAGAATCGGGTGGCTATGGACTTGATGCACAGTGGAGTGATGACTTTCACCACGCATTACACGCATTGTTAACAGGCGATCGCCAAGGTTATTATCAAGACTTCGGTAAGTGTGCCGATTTAGCTAAAGCCTACGCAGATACTTTTGTCTATGATTGGCGGTATGCGCCACACCGTAAACGTTTTCATGGTATATCATGCCGCGATCGCCCATTATCTCAGTTTTCGGTATGTATCCAAAATCATGACCAAATAGGTAATCAAATGCAGGGGGAACGCTTATCTGAGCGAATTTCCTTTGCAGGGTTGAAGTTAGCGGCTGGTGCTGTGTTGCTATCGCCTTATTTACCGTTGTTATTTATGGGTGAAGAATATGGCGAAACTGCACCTTTTATATATTTTGTCAGTCATTCTGACCTCGATTTGATTCAAGCGGTACGTGCTGGACGCAAGGAAGAGTTTGAAGCGTTCCATTATGCGGAAGACCCACCAGACCCCGAATCGGCGGAAACTTTCCTACGTTGTAAACTCAACTGGGAATTACGTCATCAAGGTCAGCACAAGGTTTTATGGGATTGGTATCGTCAGTTAATTCATTTACGCAAAACTCATCCCGCATTGCTGAATTATGACCGCGACAATATCGAAGCAACTAGTGATGAGGATAAGCAAATAGTTGTGGTACGGCGTTGGTGTGAGTCAAGGGAAGTGATATTGGCGATGAATTTTAATACGTCTCCGGTGTCGCTGGTTTTAACAATTGAAAAGAGTGCGCGGAAGTTATTAGACTCTGCTGATTCTGAAGGGTTTGAGACGTTGTCTGTGGGGGAGGAGGTTGTTTTACAGCCTACAAGTTTGGTTTTGTATGAGGTCTAG